In Spinacia oleracea cultivar Varoflay chromosome 5, BTI_SOV_V1, whole genome shotgun sequence, a single window of DNA contains:
- the LOC110776706 gene encoding uncharacterized protein: MASKKKDSEVFNLLNLYQDDDDDEDMEDMEKKEEEDDGDRESEPQRREEELRGSNDDEEEGLKLNDEVGVPSAAPAMRLNSNSTPKWSNLRPPTPVQAQSSNSDSDVSWQRREKPSIVDYAHDDVAMSPEDGEILGTSAGRVMYGEELMTNHDIPQRIHISNVHTMTPNNQTDSPQLSAEVDALQLDHRAANELEAGVGEGVNISAEDGLDSDPLQKFLRSPPEEKCLDELQEKINKFLALKRQGKSFNVEVRNKKDYRNPDFLRHAVRYQDIDEIGSNFSKDVFDPHGYDQTDYYDAIEADMKREMERKEQERKKTPKVDFVSGGTHAGNTAQKVLLPSPGVPNLPSAGSQSGSADMLSREGRHNKKSKWDKVDGDRRNVLGSGQDTVGAHSSIFSSANAGAGYAAFAQQKRREAEERRSSDKKIERRT; the protein is encoded by the exons ATGGCGTCGAAGAAGAAAGATTCAGAGGTTTTCAATTTGCTGAACTTGTACCAAGATGATGACGACGACGAAGACATGGAAGATATGGAAAAGAAGGAAGAGGAAGACGATGGTGACAGAGAATCTGAGCCTCAACGAAGAGAAGAAGAATTACGAGGTTCGAATGATGACGAAGAAGAAGGTTTGAAGCTGAATGATGAAGTTGGTGTGCCTAGTGCAGCTCCTGCTATGCGATTAAACTCTAATTCGACTCCGAAGTGGAGCAATTTGAGGCCGCCAACGCCAGTGCAAGCTCAGAGCTCTAATTCGGATTCTGATGTCTCGTGGCAGAGGAGAGAAAAGCCTAGTATTGTTGATTATGCGCATGATGATGTTGCGATGTCTCCTGAG GATGGGGAAATCTTGGGCACAAGTGCTGGCCGAGTTATGTATGGTGAAGAGCTCATGACTAATCACG ATATTCCACAGAGAATACATATAAGCAATGTACATACCATGACACCAAACAATCAGACTGACTCTCCTCAGTTGTCTGCTGAAGTAGATGCCTTACAACTTGATCATAGGGCGGCAAATGAATTAGAAGCTGGGGTTGGGGAAGGTGTCAATATCTCTGCCGAAGATGGACTGGATTCTGACCCGTTACAAAAATTTCTTCGATCACCACCAGAAGAGAAGTGTTTGGATGAGCTACAG GAGAAGATAAATAAGTTTCTTGCGTTGAAGAGGCAAGGAAAAAGCTTTAATGTAGAGGTTCGCAATAAAAAAGACTACCGAAATCCTGATTTCTTGCGCCATGCTGTGAGGTATCAAGATATCGATGAGATAGGGTCTAACTTCAGTAAAGATGTATTTGACCCACATGGATATGATCAAACCGACTACTATGACGCAATAG AAGCTGATATGAAACGTGAAATGGAAAGGAAGGAACAAGAGCGGAAGAAAACTCCAAAGGTTGACTTTGTTTCTGGGGGAACACATGCTGGAAACACTGCACAGAAAGTTTTATTGCCTAGTCCAG GTGTTCCCAATTTGCCTTCTGCTGGATCGCAATCAGGTTCAGCTGACATGTTATCCCGGGAGGGTCGACACAATAAGAAATCAAAATGGGATAAG GTGGATGGTGATAGAAGAAACGTGCTGGGTAGTGGCCAGGATACAGTTGGAGCACATTCATCAATTTTTTCTTCAGCGAATGCCGGAGCTGGATATGCTGCTTTTGC